CAAAACGAATAAGAAAATCTGCAAGCGATATTTTATTAAATAAAGGATTTTGTCCAGAAATTAAGCTTGAAAAAACAAATGGTAAAAGTACAGGTGTAGGAATATTCTTGTTTACTAATTATATCGGTTCAGACTGTCTTGGAAAAAGAGGGATTCCATCGGAAAAAGTTGGAAAAATTGCATCTGAAAATTTAATTGAGGAGTTAGATACAAAAATGGCGATAGATTCGCATTTGGCCGATCAAATAATTCCATTCATGCCATTTTCAGATATTAAAGTTGGTGTTTCAAAAATTACAAATCATACTTCGACCAATATTTACGTGGTTGAAAAATTCTTTGATGTTAAATTTAATATCGATGAATATTCGAAGGATAATGCAAAAGGATACGTAATATCGACTAAAGGTGTTTAAATTATGTATAATTACTTTGAAACTACTGCAGATATTGGGATAATCGCATTTGGAAAAACTCTTGAAGAATCTTTTGAAAATTCTGCGAGAGGCCTATCAAATATTATGGTTGATATCGAAAAAATAGAAAAAATAGAAAAGCATTCGTTTAAGGTTATTTCAGAAGACCTTTTCGGACTTTTATACGACTTCTTAACAGAACTTTTGATACTTCATGATTCTGAGTTGTTAATATTTTCAGAGTTTGATGTAAAAATCGAGAAAAAAGAATGCTATGAATTAAGCTGTACTGCTTTTGGGGATAAGTATTCAAAAGACAAATACGAACCAAAAGAAGAAGTAAAAGCGATTACGTACCACAAAATGGAAATAATAAATGATGAAAACTGCTGGAAAACGCAGTTTATTGTAGATCTGTAAAATTAACACTTCATGGACATATCATAAGCTGTATCTGCCCATGAATCCATAGTAAATCTTGCGTTTCTTCTTCCCGATTTTTTAATTGCCATTTTTCTTAAAGTAAGTAGCGTCTCATCGAACTCTTCTTTTGACATCAAAGGAGCTTTCAATAACATTTCAACTGCTAGCTTATCCATTTTCTGATCATTTTCAAAATCCATAAAATCATCCCTAAAGTCGTCTATCATAATTAATTATATTTTTGTAATATTAATTTTGATAAATTATGCTTTCAATAATACTAATTTTAAATATATTATTATCATATATATAAATTTCCATGAAAAATAGTATTGATGAATCCCTACATTCGGTTAGATATATATGTATAGAAGACGATATAGGAATTGTTTTTAACAGCAAGGGTGAAACTATGGAAGTATCAATTATTGGGGCATCCGGCAAAATCGGGAGTGTTTTATCATTGCTTTTAGCAAAGGAAAGCTATATAAAAAATATTAATTTAATTGCCAGGAATGGTTCCATAAATAAGTTAAAAGGACTTAAAATGGACCTTTATGATGCCATGGCGGCAGCAGGTCAAGATACCAATATCCAGATATGTAGTGATGATGATTTATCCTGCACAGGAACCTCGGATATTACAATAGTTACGGCAGGTATGGCAAGAACGGGAGACATGTCTAGAATCGATTTAATGCGTGAAAATGCAAAGATTATAAAAAATTATGCAAAAAAAATCGCAAATGCAGGAGATACAAAAATATTCATGATTTCAAATCCTGTTGACATGATGACTTATAAAGCATTTATTGAAAGTGGCTACGAAAAAAATCAAGTTTTCGGGCTTGGAACACACCTTGACTCAATGAGATTTAAAGTTGCAGTTGCAAAATATTTTGAAGTTCATATTGATGATGTAAGAACAAGGATCGTCGGAGAGCATGGGGACAGCATGGTTCCATTAATCAGCGCAACCGCAGTTGGGGGAATTCCAATTGTAAGGTTACCCAAATACGAAAATTTCCCTTATGACAGAATTCTTGAAAAAATCAAAGGTTACGGAAAAGAAATCATAGATTTAAAAAACGGTTCAGAGTACGGGCCAGCATCTGCAATTGTAAATATTGTAAGGTGTATTGCACATGATGAAAAACGACTTTTAACCCTTTCTGCATACATTGAAGATGAAATTGAAGGTATTAAAGGCGGTTCGTGTATCGGAGTTCCTGTAAAGGTAGGCAAGAACGGAATTGAAGAAGTAATCCATATGAAAATGAATGATGATGAAATTGAAGGATTTAAAAAATCTTTTGACCTCGTAAAAGGATATTGTAAAGAGATCGAATCGATTTAATACCTGAGAAGATATTGTGGAAGTTTCTGAAAGAATAAGCATTGGAAATAAAATTTCCAAAATCACGATTGTTGCAAACATTGGATTGTCTATCTTGAAAATACTTGCCGGAGTATTTGGAAGAAGCAGCGCTTTGATTGCAGATGGAATGCATTCATTTTCCGATATTTTAAGCACTTTTATAGTGATGCTTGGATTAAAACTTTCAGAAAAACCTGCAGATGAATCCCACCCGTATGGCCACGAACGAATAGAACCTGCTCTGACAAAGCTTTTAGCAGTAATTTTATTTGGAACTGCCTTAATGATTTTTTACTGCGGATTAACTACCATTCTTAGGGGAAATTACCAAATTCCTGAAAACATAACGATAGTTGCGGCAGTAATTTCTATTTTTACAAAAGAATGGATGTATAGATACACCAAAAAAGGTGCTGAACAGATTGAAAGTTCAGCACTCATTGCTGATGCCTGCCACCACAGATCTGATGCATTTTCATCGATTGGAACTTTAATTGGTGTTTTTGGGGCACGACTTGGATATCCAATACTTGATCCCCTTGCGTCCATATTTATTTCATTATTTATTGCTAAAATGGCCTTTGAAATATACTTTGAAGCATTAAATCAACTTCTCGATAGGGCCGCAGATCCAAAAACTATTGAAGAAATCAGAAAAATAATTCTTTCAATTGACGGTGTTTTGGGAATAGATGTATTAAAAACAAGAATTCATTCAAACAAAATCTATGTCGATGTTGAAATTTCAGTTAATAAAGATTTATCATTGATTGAAGCACATAACATTTCTGAAAACGTCCATTCAAAAATTGAACGCAAATTAAAAAGAGTAAAACACTGTATGGTTCATGTGAACCCGTATTTGAAATAATAATTTAGCTTAAACTTTCAGCAACTTTTTCAAACATTAACTCAGTTGGGTCTTCCAAAGTTATTCCATTATTTCTTTTTCCGATATTATCCATTACGTGATTTACAATTTCATCTAAATCTCTTGTGTGGATCATTCTTTCTTTGTCAATCAAGTAGTTATCAACACCCAAAAGCTTTTCTGGATAGCAGGAAATTGTTGGAACGCCAAGAACTGCTGCTTCACGGTTCATTGTTCCGCCAGCACCAATCATTGCATCGGAATAATAAAGTAAAGATATTGCATCAATTGTTTTTGGAACCGTTACGCCCATTGATACGTATTTTTCCCTTTGGTCTTCGTCTCTTGGAAATGCAACAATATTGCAGTCCATCTGACTTTTTAATTTTTCAATAATCATTGGAATTATGTCTTTTTTTCCGTTACAGTACGAAGAATTGGGTCTTGGTCTCATTATTGCCAAAGGCAGTGATTCATCGATATTTAATTTTTCCTTTATCGATTCATCAATTGAAAATGAAGAATTTAACCTCGAATTAACATTAGAAACTTCACAAGTTCCTGCAAAAGAATCAATGTATTTTCCAAATGAACTTCCGTTTAAAACTAACTTTGTACCTTCCGGACATATTACGTCGTCCACAAGAGGAACCGTTAATCTGTTCTGTGCACTTGCGTGTTCATTGTCTAAAACAAATATTGAATGGATATTCATTCCAAATGATACTCTTGGAAGTTCCACAGAGTGTTTTGCAATTGCAATTTTTGGGTCCAATTTTTTTGCAATTTTTGTGAGTTCAATTACCCTTTTTGAAGAATTTATAAGCTTTTCTTCTAGCGAATCCGCATGATTTCCCACAGAAATATAATCATAACCATAAATGTCGATTAAATCTTCTAAACTCTGGAATTTTCTTGCAGTAATGTAGTATTCAATTCCTTCCCGATTGAATTTGTCAATCAATTGCGAAAAGTAATGAATATGAGGGGAATTTGTTAAATCGATCCATACATCCATAAAATCACCAATATATCTCTACTGGATCACTAAAATAATTCTATTTAGTAATGAGGTTAAATCAAAAAGTTCTTAATAAAGTAGTACTGTTTTATATATAACTATTGGTATTTGAAATTTATTATCTTTTGTATGGGAGATTATGATTGTTGTAGGGATTGATCACGGCACATCCGGAATTACCGCATGTGTGATGGAAAACAAAACTGTAAAATCTATTTTTAAGATGAAAAGAACTGAAATTAACGAAAATTCTTTTTTAAAAGAACTTGAAAAACATGTGAATTTAAATGACATCGATTTGATGGGCGTATGCTACTCGATGGGTGACGGAATAGATAAAATAACAGATATAAAAAAAGTTGAAAATAGGGGAGTAATAAACCTCGAAGGGATTGGAAAAAAGGTTGGTGGCGGAACGAAAGTTTATGATGAAATAAAATCATCAAATATTCCCGCAGTTGTCATTCCTGGACTTCATAAGGGCGTAAAAAGTATGGATGAAAGATTTAACGCCCTTTTTTCGCATATTGCATCTCCAGAAAAAATATCCATCTGCTACAATGCATACAAAACATTTGGCTTTGAAAATTTCATTCTTTCAGACATTTCTTCAAATACGGTTACGCTTTTGATAAAAAATGGTAAAATATTTGGCGGATTTGATGCATGCGTTGGTGCTGTTGGAATATTACATGGACCAATTGATTTAGAATTAATTAGAAATATCGATTCGAAAAAAATTACTGCAAATGAGGCTTTTTCAAAAGCGGGAGTTGTTAAAATTACAGATTCATACAAAGGCGTTGAAGATACGAAATTTGAAATTATGAGTAACTACAAAAAAGATAAAAAATGCACCTTAGCAGTTGATTCACTTGTTTTAAGCGTTTCTATGGAAATAAATTCTTTAATGTTTTTAAATCACGACAAAAATGTAGTTCTTGCAGGTTCCATTGGAACTTGGAAAAATCCAAATATTTCCGAAATGATAAAAGAAAATATCGATGGAAATGTTCTTGTTTTAGATGGGGACAGTGGTGCAGTCGGCAGTGCAATGATTGCAGAGGATATATTAAATGGTAAAAGGGAAATTCTAGGAATATCAGTTGATTTTTAAATTTTCTAAATTTTTAGACTTCATACCATAACTATTATATACCACTTTTCGATATATGGTAGTTGCCGCTCTTTTAAAACCATGATGATATGAGTGGGCGCCATCCGGATAAAAAAATTTTTTTAAGTGATGAAGGAGGTCATAATATGGCTGTATATGTTAAATTTGAAATATCACAAGAACTCGAAGAAAAAACTGCAGAAGTAGTTGCTAACGCTGAAAAAATCAAAAAAGGCGCTAACGAAGTTACAAAAGCAGTAGAAAAAGGAATTGCAAAATTAGTTGTAATCGCACAAGATGTACAACCTGAAGAAATCGTTGCACACATTCCAGTAATCTGCGACGAAAAAGGAATTGCATACTCATACAGTTCAACAAAAGAAGCTTT
This DNA window, taken from Methanococcus maripaludis, encodes the following:
- a CDS encoding archease, which codes for MYNYFETTADIGIIAFGKTLEESFENSARGLSNIMVDIEKIEKIEKHSFKVISEDLFGLLYDFLTELLILHDSELLIFSEFDVKIEKKECYELSCTAFGDKYSKDKYEPKEEVKAITYHKMEIINDENCWKTQFIVDL
- a CDS encoding malate dehydrogenase, translating into MEVSIIGASGKIGSVLSLLLAKESYIKNINLIARNGSINKLKGLKMDLYDAMAAAGQDTNIQICSDDDLSCTGTSDITIVTAGMARTGDMSRIDLMRENAKIIKNYAKKIANAGDTKIFMISNPVDMMTYKAFIESGYEKNQVFGLGTHLDSMRFKVAVAKYFEVHIDDVRTRIVGEHGDSMVPLISATAVGGIPIVRLPKYENFPYDRILEKIKGYGKEIIDLKNGSEYGPASAIVNIVRCIAHDEKRLLTLSAYIEDEIEGIKGGSCIGVPVKVGKNGIEEVIHMKMNDDEIEGFKKSFDLVKGYCKEIESI
- a CDS encoding cation diffusion facilitator family transporter, whose translation is MEVSERISIGNKISKITIVANIGLSILKILAGVFGRSSALIADGMHSFSDILSTFIVMLGLKLSEKPADESHPYGHERIEPALTKLLAVILFGTALMIFYCGLTTILRGNYQIPENITIVAAVISIFTKEWMYRYTKKGAEQIESSALIADACHHRSDAFSSIGTLIGVFGARLGYPILDPLASIFISLFIAKMAFEIYFEALNQLLDRAADPKTIEEIRKIILSIDGVLGIDVLKTRIHSNKIYVDVEISVNKDLSLIEAHNISENVHSKIERKLKRVKHCMVHVNPYLK
- a CDS encoding DUF354 domain-containing protein, which produces MDVWIDLTNSPHIHYFSQLIDKFNREGIEYYITARKFQSLEDLIDIYGYDYISVGNHADSLEEKLINSSKRVIELTKIAKKLDPKIAIAKHSVELPRVSFGMNIHSIFVLDNEHASAQNRLTVPLVDDVICPEGTKLVLNGSSFGKYIDSFAGTCEVSNVNSRLNSSFSIDESIKEKLNIDESLPLAIMRPRPNSSYCNGKKDIIPMIIEKLKSQMDCNIVAFPRDEDQREKYVSMGVTVPKTIDAISLLYYSDAMIGAGGTMNREAAVLGVPTISCYPEKLLGVDNYLIDKERMIHTRDLDEIVNHVMDNIGKRNNGITLEDPTELMFEKVAESLS
- a CDS encoding methanogenesis marker 12 protein; protein product: MIVVGIDHGTSGITACVMENKTVKSIFKMKRTEINENSFLKELEKHVNLNDIDLMGVCYSMGDGIDKITDIKKVENRGVINLEGIGKKVGGGTKVYDEIKSSNIPAVVIPGLHKGVKSMDERFNALFSHIASPEKISICYNAYKTFGFENFILSDISSNTVTLLIKNGKIFGGFDACVGAVGILHGPIDLELIRNIDSKKITANEAFSKAGVVKITDSYKGVEDTKFEIMSNYKKDKKCTLAVDSLVLSVSMEINSLMFLNHDKNVVLAGSIGTWKNPNISEMIKENIDGNVLVLDGDSGAVGSAMIAEDILNGKREILGISVDF
- the rpl7ae gene encoding 50S ribosomal protein L7Ae is translated as MAVYVKFEISQELEEKTAEVVANAEKIKKGANEVTKAVEKGIAKLVVIAQDVQPEEIVAHIPVICDEKGIAYSYSSTKEALGKAAGLEVPTSAIAVVAEGSADELKDLVEKLNGLKA